The genome window GTGGATCCTCCTGGTTGCAATCGTTAATTTGCAAAATTAGAATATTTTAATATGTCTGCCAAAATTCAAATCGGTAATTTCTATGTTGTAGCAACTCCTATTGGGAATAAGGCAGATATTACTTTAAGAGCAATTGAAAAATTCAAAGAAGTCGATTTGATTCTTTGTGAAGACTCAAGAACAACCATTCCACTTCTCAAAGACTTGGGAATCACTACGCAGGCTAAGACTCTACACAGATCTTCCGATCCGAATTATTTTGAATGGATATACGATGGTCTGCGAAAGGGTCAATCTTATTGCTTGGTGTCGGATGCGGGAACTCCTGGCTTATCTGACCCTGGATCAAATGTTGTGCGCTTTCTTCGCTCTAAGAATATCAGCTGCATACCAATTCCAGGTGCGAGTGCTCTAGCGGCAATCGTAAGCATCTCAGGGTTCCAAGCCAATCCCACAATTTTCCTTGGGTTTCTGTCCGAAAAAAAAAGGAAAGAAACGGTCTCAGCTAGAAGCATCCAAGCAAATCGATGGACTCATTGTCTGCTACGAATCTGTTCACAAAATGCCAGTATTGATTGAAATACTCTGTGATGTCTTTCCGAATCAGGAAATTATCATCGGAAGAGAGTTGACTAAATTGCATGAAGAAGTATTGTACTACGAAAGTCCGGAGAAAATGAGAACAAATCCCCCGAATTTAAAGGGAGAATTTACGATTTTAATCAATAATCATGGAAAATTTTCACTCAAGCATTTACCTGAAGAGCCGATATAATAATATAGAGGGTAGAAAAAATGAATATTGATAGAATTGGAAGAGTTGGTGGCTCAGGCTACGAACCAAAAAAAGCATCTACAACACCTAAGTCAGAGACAAGTCTTGGACAAGACAGCGTAACAATTTCCGATGCAGCGAAACAGCTTTCAATGGAAGCTAAAGTTCGTCAGGAAGTTACAACAATTGCTAAGCAGATTTTGAATGAGCCAGAAACTCAAGAGAAAACCGACAAAATCAAAGCAGTTAAAGAGAAATTAAAAAATGGCGAATATGATGAATTGAGCCCTGAAGTTTTAAATAAAATTTCTGAAAGGATTACTGAGGTTTTTCTAGGTTAAAATTTCCCTAGCCTCTATCCTTAAGACTCTATCCTCTACATGCCAGTCTTACCGGAATGGATAAACTTCAATTTTCCTCCAAAAATCCACTTTGAAATAGATTGTACCTACAAGTCGGGAACCCTCGTAAAAAACGTTGGTTCTCGCATCATTCTCTTATCCACTCAATCAGAAATGGAAAATCCTGATGAGCTTACCATTATCAAAACTAGTTTAGAAAAACATGCAGATGGCGTGATCGTCTATGACGACATTGAAAAAGTTGCAAACTTCAAAGATTTAGACAGTGCATCTTATTTCGCAAGAATTGCAAATGCAAATT of Leptospira sp. GIMC2001 contains these proteins:
- a CDS encoding flagellar biosynthesis anti-sigma factor FlgM: MNIDRIGRVGGSGYEPKKASTTPKSETSLGQDSVTISDAAKQLSMEAKVRQEVTTIAKQILNEPETQEKTDKIKAVKEKLKNGEYDELSPEVLNKISERITEVFLG